In one window of Anaerobacillus alkaliphilus DNA:
- a CDS encoding cyanophycinase, whose protein sequence is MSSIFRKFFAVLLVLSLVTSPLLLSSPVSFATSDVTTEELNVTEVSQSLLERINLASTRNQIHEILIAENLFTWSSLTGTGRTEAAQAVLDLRGPGYENEEDLAYAIKQGIFLGKVNDIIYWSDGVDFVINELHQLNPPSWTLLSETEKFAVAMTIYSSGTSGSRNLYESISPLTNTLKGSLSSVKEAEVKPVTYNVIDVGETSSPVGHHQTTSSERILWASSDHSIATVNSSGRVTAQGFGVVQITYVVIESATYSVVAYGVGEVLVGDLTPPNSMVRHLTEGIETNIRVFFDKPMHRDTRAITDIQEILTAAYVKDGDKIVSEIPISSNPNTVNWLLDSIVEITLPETKVKVGQTLELHYTDKVTDHIKNKANPAGSDKAIADTFQPVGAIASLPTGNITTLHVTFNKPMSEKTKKITNLVEFAHRITIHGGASQAVIPVRPNKHAVQWTKENGRDVAIITIPETKIVAGNYATIDYKNNVRDTAGNRVKTDGTAIAVGGSLQDNNEEFFEQLRKHAGGKFPTIAFVGSASPSSAVARNSYYSDTPSFMSYERLYYTYGLTPVFIPIGVDNYHTEAFNPDNIALINSATAVFLNGGDQSRHARSFLNDDGTDTPVLTALRGIYASGGVISGSSAGAHIQSNPMFGGGTSYSELRSNTPGGNGIEPGFGFIAEGIMDSHFDARGRLGRLVVRMRDTNQPYGFGPDENTAMMFHKNVVTVIGQRGGFIIDGSKATYGAESLFQVEGLKVHYLTSGDSYHFKTNKITSSKPLITRPMFESYYDSTNIFGAYETTKVMTHLVGSPYAIAYGDTSENNPRFTLLFRKAPRTKGYHSNGAFTIDSLRLDIIPNLAEKEPRN, encoded by the coding sequence ATGTCTAGTATATTTCGAAAATTTTTTGCCGTGCTATTAGTTTTGAGTTTAGTAACTAGTCCATTATTATTATCCTCACCCGTCTCTTTTGCCACTAGTGATGTTACAACTGAAGAGCTGAACGTAACCGAAGTATCACAATCACTCCTAGAACGTATTAATCTAGCTTCCACAAGAAATCAGATCCACGAAATATTAATTGCAGAAAACCTATTTACCTGGAGTTCACTGACCGGTACTGGTAGAACTGAGGCCGCTCAAGCTGTCTTAGATCTTCGTGGACCTGGCTATGAGAATGAGGAAGACTTAGCTTATGCGATTAAACAGGGAATTTTCTTAGGAAAAGTAAATGACATTATTTATTGGAGCGATGGTGTTGATTTTGTGATTAATGAGTTACATCAGCTAAATCCACCTAGTTGGACTCTGTTAAGCGAGACTGAAAAGTTTGCCGTTGCTATGACGATTTATTCAAGTGGTACGTCAGGAAGTAGAAACTTATACGAAAGTATTAGTCCTTTGACGAACACACTGAAAGGATCGCTATCGTCCGTTAAGGAAGCAGAAGTAAAGCCAGTGACCTACAATGTCATTGATGTTGGTGAAACAAGTTCACCTGTAGGGCACCATCAAACGACTAGTTCCGAAAGAATTTTATGGGCGAGTAGTGATCATTCTATTGCAACTGTTAATTCCTCTGGTAGAGTAACAGCACAAGGGTTTGGTGTAGTCCAAATCACCTATGTAGTCATTGAGTCGGCTACATACTCAGTTGTCGCCTACGGTGTTGGTGAGGTATTAGTTGGCGATTTAACCCCACCTAATAGCATGGTTCGTCACTTAACAGAAGGAATAGAGACGAACATAAGAGTTTTCTTTGATAAACCAATGCATAGGGACACTAGAGCGATTACTGACATTCAAGAGATATTAACAGCCGCTTATGTAAAAGACGGAGACAAAATCGTTTCCGAAATACCGATTTCTTCAAACCCAAATACAGTAAACTGGTTATTAGACAGTATCGTTGAGATTACTTTACCTGAAACGAAAGTAAAGGTCGGTCAGACCTTAGAACTTCACTATACAGATAAGGTTACAGATCATATAAAAAACAAAGCTAACCCAGCAGGTTCAGATAAAGCTATTGCTGACACGTTTCAACCAGTAGGAGCGATTGCAAGCTTACCAACAGGGAACATTACAACCCTACACGTAACCTTTAACAAGCCAATGAGCGAGAAAACAAAGAAGATCACTAATTTAGTAGAATTTGCTCATAGAATTACGATTCACGGCGGTGCATCCCAAGCTGTAATTCCTGTTCGTCCTAACAAACATGCGGTACAATGGACAAAAGAGAATGGTCGTGATGTGGCGATCATTACCATCCCAGAAACGAAGATAGTGGCAGGGAATTATGCCACCATTGACTATAAAAATAACGTTAGAGATACAGCTGGAAATCGAGTGAAAACGGACGGTACTGCAATCGCTGTGGGAGGATCGTTACAGGACAATAATGAGGAATTTTTTGAACAGCTACGAAAGCATGCCGGTGGAAAGTTTCCAACGATCGCTTTTGTAGGGTCAGCGAGCCCAAGTTCAGCAGTAGCAAGAAATAGTTACTACTCTGATACACCAAGCTTTATGTCTTATGAGAGACTCTATTACACGTATGGATTAACACCAGTCTTCATTCCAATTGGTGTTGATAACTATCATACTGAAGCTTTTAATCCAGACAATATCGCATTAATAAATAGCGCAACTGCAGTATTTTTAAACGGTGGAGACCAATCAAGGCATGCTAGGTCATTTCTTAACGATGATGGCACGGATACACCGGTGTTAACTGCATTAAGAGGTATTTATGCTTCTGGGGGTGTCATTAGTGGATCAAGTGCTGGTGCCCATATTCAGAGTAACCCTATGTTTGGTGGTGGCACGAGCTATTCAGAATTACGTAGCAATACACCAGGAGGAAATGGGATTGAGCCAGGGTTTGGTTTCATAGCAGAAGGAATTATGGACTCTCATTTTGATGCAAGAGGTCGCCTGGGCCGTCTAGTCGTGAGAATGCGAGACACAAACCAGCCGTATGGCTTTGGGCCAGATGAAAATACAGCGATGATGTTCCATAAAAATGTGGTTACAGTAATAGGTCAACGTGGAGGGTTTATTATTGATGGATCTAAAGCGACTTACGGAGCAGAAAGTTTATTTCAAGTAGAAGGCTTGAAGGTTCATTATTTAACGTCAGGAGATAGCTACCATTTCAAAACTAATAAGATTACTTCTAGCAAACCACTGATCACTAGACCAATGTTTGAAAGCTACTATGACTCAACGAATATTTTCGGAGCATACGAAACAACGAAGGTCATGACCCACCTAGTAGGAAGTCCATATGCTATTGCCTATGGTGATACATCTGAAAATAACCCAAGATTTACGTTACTGTTCAGGAAAGCGCCGAGGACAAAAGGATACCACTCAAATGGAGCCTTTACGATTGATAGCTTACGTTTAGATATTATTCCAAATTTAGCGGAGAAGGAGCCACGCAACTAA
- a CDS encoding queuosine precursor transporter, producing MLLYLNALFVGLLVISNIISVKLFDLGGLAILPAAAIVYVFTYPLTDVIGEVYGKKAASQTVNAGFITQVFSSVFILIAIYLPPAEFFGLQGEFETILSGSFRIIIASLIAYVISQNLDVIVFHRLKEKHGTKKLWLRNNSSTMASQLVDTTIFITIAFYGVLPTSALLGLIVTQYLFKMVVAFVDTPLVYLLVKLARKSEAKDQKLAA from the coding sequence ATGTTACTTTATTTAAACGCTCTTTTCGTGGGGCTATTGGTCATATCCAATATCATTAGTGTGAAACTATTTGATTTAGGTGGATTAGCGATACTACCTGCGGCAGCAATAGTCTATGTATTTACGTATCCTTTGACAGATGTAATTGGAGAGGTATACGGTAAAAAGGCTGCAAGCCAAACGGTGAATGCGGGGTTTATTACACAAGTGTTTTCTAGTGTATTTATCTTAATTGCAATCTATTTACCTCCAGCTGAATTCTTCGGACTACAAGGGGAATTTGAAACAATCTTAAGTGGTAGTTTTCGCATTATTATCGCTAGTTTAATTGCCTACGTGATTAGTCAAAACCTTGATGTAATCGTTTTTCATCGGTTGAAAGAAAAGCACGGAACCAAAAAATTGTGGCTTAGAAATAATAGTTCTACGATGGCTAGTCAATTAGTGGATACAACTATTTTCATCACCATTGCATTTTATGGCGTCCTCCCTACTTCTGCTTTATTAGGGTTAATTGTTACTCAGTATCTATTTAAAATGGTCGTGGCATTCGTTGATACTCCGTTAGTCTACTTACTCGTAAAACTTGCGAGAAAAAGCGAAGCCAAAGATCAGAAATTGGCTGCGTGA
- a CDS encoding DUF5658 family protein yields MQLLWDKSPIYFYTLKSFLSIGLLLLNCYGFKDRPPSLIVTSLTLIALSLYTGVMVLHGLVFVIG; encoded by the coding sequence ATGCAACTTCTTTGGGACAAGAGTCCAATTTATTTTTATACACTCAAGAGTTTTTTATCAATAGGCCTATTACTGCTTAATTGCTATGGCTTTAAAGACCGCCCACCATCCTTGATTGTAACTAGTTTAACTCTAATTGCACTTAGTTTATATACTGGAGTAATGGTTTTACATGGGTTAGTTTTTGTTATCGGATGA
- a CDS encoding chromate transporter codes for MEQKITFKSLLEILLVSTRLGLTSFGGPIAHLGYFHEEYISRRKWMDEKSYADLVALCQFLPGPASSQVGIGIGVMRAGVIGGILAFIGFTLPSVVALIIFALLLHSFGFEDLGWIHGLKIVAVAVVAHAILGMAKNLTPDLKRRTIALGAVVLTLLWQTALTQVAVILVAGFVGFLLYRQQTIDDHSAGAKFPISRRLGFICLSLFFGLLIVLPILAEATKLNWVILFDSFYRSGSLVFGGGHVVLPLLEREFVPTGWLSEEQFLAGYGATQAVPGPLFTFAAYIGAVIGGWKGGLLATIAIFLPAFLLIIGTLPFWDGLRRNTKVKGALMGVNAAVVGILIAALYYPIWTSSILTTTDFAFGAILFSMLVFWKLPPWVIVLTGAIGGFVLSLF; via the coding sequence ATGGAACAAAAAATAACGTTTAAATCATTACTCGAGATTTTACTTGTCTCAACAAGGCTTGGTCTTACTTCCTTTGGGGGACCAATCGCACATCTAGGTTATTTTCATGAAGAATACATAAGTAGAAGAAAATGGATGGATGAAAAAAGTTATGCTGATTTAGTAGCTCTGTGTCAGTTTCTTCCTGGACCTGCAAGTAGTCAGGTTGGGATTGGTATAGGTGTGATGAGGGCAGGCGTCATAGGTGGTATCCTTGCTTTTATTGGGTTTACGCTACCTTCTGTTGTTGCCTTAATTATTTTTGCACTTCTCTTACATTCTTTTGGATTTGAAGATCTTGGTTGGATCCACGGCTTGAAAATTGTTGCGGTTGCCGTTGTTGCCCATGCCATTTTAGGAATGGCGAAAAACTTAACTCCTGATTTAAAACGAAGAACGATTGCCTTGGGAGCTGTGGTCTTAACGTTGTTATGGCAAACGGCCTTGACTCAGGTTGCCGTTATATTAGTGGCTGGATTTGTAGGTTTCCTTCTTTACCGACAACAAACGATTGATGATCATTCTGCAGGAGCAAAGTTCCCGATTAGTCGTCGTTTAGGATTTATTTGTTTATCTTTATTCTTTGGGTTGTTAATTGTGCTTCCAATCTTAGCTGAGGCAACCAAATTAAATTGGGTAATCCTTTTCGATAGCTTCTATCGTTCTGGTTCGCTCGTGTTTGGTGGCGGGCATGTAGTATTACCTTTACTAGAGCGTGAATTTGTCCCTACTGGCTGGTTATCGGAAGAACAATTCCTTGCTGGATACGGTGCAACCCAGGCTGTTCCTGGTCCTCTCTTTACGTTTGCGGCTTATATCGGGGCTGTTATTGGTGGTTGGAAAGGCGGTTTATTAGCAACCATTGCGATCTTTCTACCAGCTTTCTTACTTATCATTGGTACATTGCCATTTTGGGACGGACTACGTCGTAACACGAAAGTCAAAGGTGCTCTAATGGGAGTAAACGCCGCTGTCGTCGGAATTTTAATTGCTGCTCTTTATTACCCAATCTGGACGAGTTCGATTTTAACAACGACTGATTTTGCTTTTGGGGCTATTTTGTTTAGCATGTTGGTGTTTTGGAAGCTGCCACCTTGGGTGATTGTGTTAACAGGGGCAATTGGTGGATTTGTCTTGTCGTTATTTTAA
- a CDS encoding glycoside hydrolase family 43 protein, which produces MEKKVQPNTPLVTHIYTADPSAHVYEGKIYIYPSHDLDHDGESNDNGDQYKMEDYHVLSLDNFDSPVVDHGQVLHVKDIPWASKQLWAPDAAFKNDTYYLFFPARDHDDIFRIGVATSSSPAGPFTPQENYMPGSYSIDPAVLVDEDDKAYIYFGGLWGGQLEKWQTGTFVADAPDPALDGPALGPRVAELSDDMLTFKEEPKEISIVDENGNPILAGDEDRRFFEGPWVHKYNGLYYLSYSTGTKHTIVYATSENPQGPFTFRGKILEPVIGWTTHHSIVQFQDKWYLFYHDCSLSDGVNHKRSVKYTEIKYNEDGTIQTIDPYKE; this is translated from the coding sequence ATGGAAAAGAAAGTACAACCAAATACACCGTTAGTTACACATATTTATACTGCAGATCCTTCTGCTCATGTGTATGAAGGGAAAATCTACATATATCCGTCTCATGACCTTGATCATGATGGAGAGTCAAATGATAATGGCGACCAATACAAAATGGAAGACTACCATGTCTTATCATTAGACAATTTTGATTCACCTGTTGTTGATCATGGGCAGGTATTACATGTAAAAGATATTCCTTGGGCAAGTAAGCAATTATGGGCTCCTGATGCTGCATTCAAAAATGATACATACTACTTATTCTTCCCTGCTCGTGACCATGACGATATTTTCAGAATTGGCGTAGCGACTAGTTCATCACCAGCTGGTCCATTCACACCACAAGAAAACTATATGCCTGGTAGCTATAGTATCGACCCTGCAGTATTAGTTGATGAAGATGATAAAGCATACATCTATTTTGGCGGACTTTGGGGTGGCCAATTAGAAAAATGGCAAACAGGAACATTTGTTGCTGATGCGCCAGACCCTGCTCTAGATGGACCTGCGTTAGGGCCAAGAGTAGCTGAACTTTCTGATGACATGCTTACGTTTAAAGAAGAACCAAAAGAAATCTCAATTGTTGATGAAAATGGCAACCCAATTTTAGCTGGTGACGAAGACCGCAGATTTTTCGAAGGTCCATGGGTTCATAAGTATAATGGTTTATACTATCTTTCTTATTCTACTGGAACAAAACACACAATCGTTTATGCGACAAGTGAAAACCCTCAAGGACCATTTACGTTTAGAGGGAAAATCCTTGAGCCAGTAATCGGTTGGACAACTCATCATTCAATTGTTCAATTCCAAGATAAGTGGTATTTATTCTATCACGATTGCTCTCTATCAGATGGAGTTAACCACAAACGTTCTGTTAAGTATACAGAAATTAAGTACAACGAAGACGGAACAATCCAAACAATTGATCCTTATAAAGAATAA
- the thiM gene encoding hydroxyethylthiazole kinase, with product MKHTDISKLLEQVREEKPLVHNITNIVVANFVANGLLAMGASPVMANAVEEVADMVKIANSLVINIGTLTSTQVEAMLIAGTAANHLGVPVILDPVGAGATPYRTETVQRILKTVKVDILRGNSAEVANVIGQNWLIKGVDSQEDGGDVVNLAQTAARKLDCVVVVTGKDDVVTDGNETFLVSNGDAILTKVTGTGCLVSSVIAAFAGITDQRIHAAVAALSFYGVAAEIAAEKVGHSGPGSFQIELLNQLANVTKEEIGKHSRISKIES from the coding sequence ATGAAGCATACGGATATTTCAAAACTTTTAGAACAAGTCAGAGAAGAAAAGCCATTAGTGCATAATATTACAAATATTGTAGTTGCCAACTTTGTGGCAAACGGACTTTTAGCCATGGGGGCTTCACCTGTAATGGCAAATGCAGTGGAAGAAGTCGCAGATATGGTTAAAATCGCAAACTCATTAGTCATCAATATTGGAACATTAACAAGTACCCAGGTTGAAGCCATGCTAATTGCGGGTACTGCAGCCAATCATTTAGGTGTACCAGTCATCCTAGATCCAGTTGGTGCAGGAGCTACACCATATCGAACCGAAACTGTCCAAAGAATATTAAAAACAGTGAAAGTAGATATTTTAAGAGGAAATAGTGCTGAGGTTGCCAATGTGATTGGTCAAAATTGGCTAATAAAAGGTGTAGATAGTCAAGAGGATGGAGGAGATGTCGTAAACCTAGCTCAAACAGCTGCTCGTAAATTAGACTGCGTAGTTGTCGTTACTGGAAAAGATGATGTCGTCACGGATGGGAACGAGACTTTTCTAGTGAGCAATGGCGATGCAATCTTAACAAAAGTAACTGGAACTGGCTGTTTAGTGAGTTCTGTTATAGCTGCGTTTGCTGGCATAACTGATCAGCGCATTCATGCAGCTGTAGCCGCATTATCCTTTTACGGTGTTGCCGCAGAAATCGCTGCAGAAAAGGTAGGTCACAGCGGACCAGGGAGCTTTCAAATCGAATTACTTAACCAATTAGCTAACGTTACCAAAGAAGAGATTGGCAAACATAGTAGAATTTCAAAGATAGAAAGTTAA
- a CDS encoding aspartyl-phosphate phosphatase Spo0E family protein yields MTAKFIKELETTTEIEYVRSKMIATGMKKGLHHPATVRLSDKLDKLLNNYSPKNRMNLN; encoded by the coding sequence ATGACTGCAAAGTTCATTAAGGAACTAGAAACTACCACCGAGATTGAATACGTCAGATCTAAAATGATCGCAACAGGAATGAAAAAAGGCTTACACCACCCTGCTACTGTTCGTTTAAGTGATAAGCTTGATAAATTATTAAATAATTATAGCCCCAAAAATAGAATGAACTTAAATTAA
- a CDS encoding ASCH domain-containing protein: MKVLSMIQPWANLFVLREAQYETRTWRTQYRGPLAIHTSKKINKAVCDHVAIQALLAKHGYTTDTLPTGQIIAVCSLDNCLKVIENHHTWAILEDGREVSGNDFFLGDYDVGNYVWVVSNMKMLDTFLPAKGQLGLWEHQIES; this comes from the coding sequence GTGAAAGTTTTGTCGATGATTCAACCTTGGGCAAATCTATTTGTGCTTAGAGAAGCACAATACGAAACTCGGACATGGCGAACGCAATATCGTGGCCCACTAGCAATCCATACCAGTAAAAAAATAAACAAAGCTGTTTGTGACCATGTGGCAATTCAAGCATTACTAGCAAAGCACGGGTACACAACTGATACGTTACCAACCGGACAAATTATTGCTGTATGTTCCCTCGACAATTGTCTAAAAGTCATTGAAAATCATCACACATGGGCGATTTTAGAAGATGGTCGTGAAGTATCAGGAAACGACTTTTTTCTAGGAGATTATGATGTAGGGAATTACGTATGGGTGGTTTCAAATATGAAGATGTTAGACACCTTTTTACCAGCCAAAGGGCAGTTAGGCTTATGGGAGCACCAAATTGAAAGCTAA